In Xanthocytophaga agilis, a genomic segment contains:
- a CDS encoding NAD(P)H-dependent oxidoreductase, with protein sequence MKKIFIINGGQSFAHSGGQFNETLTAVTETFFKNQPGFEVKTTHVSEKYNPKEEVEKYKWADIVIYHTPIWWFQLPHGFKKYIDVVFTEGHNNGIYRSDGRSSQNPAINYGTGGLLHGKQYMLTTSWNAPKEAFTLPNEFFMETSVDDGPLFGFHRMNAFTGMNPLESFHFHDVEKNADIKRDMIAYTLHLEKLFVSTEVVS encoded by the coding sequence ATGAAAAAGATATTCATTATAAACGGAGGGCAGTCATTTGCGCATTCAGGCGGACAGTTTAACGAAACTCTTACTGCTGTTACAGAAACATTCTTCAAAAACCAGCCTGGCTTTGAAGTAAAAACAACCCATGTAAGTGAAAAATATAATCCGAAAGAGGAAGTAGAAAAATATAAGTGGGCAGATATAGTAATTTATCATACACCTATCTGGTGGTTTCAGTTACCTCATGGATTCAAAAAATACATTGATGTTGTCTTTACAGAAGGACACAACAACGGGATTTACCGTAGTGACGGACGTTCTTCTCAGAATCCAGCTATTAACTATGGTACAGGAGGGCTATTACATGGCAAGCAGTATATGCTGACTACTTCATGGAACGCTCCCAAGGAGGCTTTTACACTACCCAATGAATTTTTCATGGAAACCAGTGTAGATGATGGCCCCTTGTTTGGTTTTCATAGAATGAATGCCTTTACAGGTATGAACCCTCTGGAAAGCTTTCATTTTCACGATGTAGAGAAAAATGCAGACATAAAACGGGATATGATAGCCTATACCCTACATCTGGAAAAGCTCTTTGTTTCGACTGAGGTGGTTAGCTAA
- a CDS encoding LysR family transcriptional regulator: MVNLEWYRTFKAIYKTGTLSGAAESLFISQPGVSLHLSSLESYMGYKLFERTGRRMIPTEKGKIFYNFINEPLQKLEEAEKNFQKSTEKHTPTVSIGMCFETFQITLEQYISSLPFNVIIRFGDYPEMLDNLEKGILDLIITPQQGLSSQIDHEAFSSETIVLVGGVDIDDLPFQHLVKKKDKQGMQDWLIQQKWYGTTGDMEHLFRFWQLNFKKHPDFRPNYIVPNLNSIVRCLSGGKGLAVIPDFLCREEIRNGQIKLIWEGSPKLTNTLYFATRKKTMYQEEIERIKQLFKRVMLPLQNEGEN; encoded by the coding sequence ATGGTAAATCTGGAATGGTACCGCACCTTTAAAGCGATATATAAAACCGGCACACTGAGTGGCGCTGCTGAAAGCCTGTTCATTTCTCAACCGGGAGTGAGTCTGCATCTGAGCTCGCTGGAAAGTTATATGGGATATAAGCTGTTTGAACGCACAGGCCGTAGAATGATACCAACCGAAAAAGGAAAGATCTTCTATAATTTTATCAATGAACCTCTGCAAAAGCTAGAAGAAGCAGAAAAAAACTTTCAGAAAAGTACAGAAAAGCATACACCTACAGTAAGTATCGGGATGTGTTTTGAAACATTTCAGATTACATTGGAGCAATATATTTCATCACTTCCCTTCAATGTCATTATCCGGTTCGGTGATTATCCTGAGATGCTGGATAATCTGGAAAAAGGAATACTTGATCTCATCATTACGCCCCAGCAAGGCTTGTCCTCTCAGATTGATCATGAAGCATTCTCATCTGAAACGATTGTACTTGTAGGCGGTGTGGATATAGACGATTTGCCTTTTCAGCACTTAGTCAAAAAGAAAGACAAACAAGGCATGCAGGATTGGCTCATACAACAGAAATGGTATGGAACCACAGGAGATATGGAACATCTGTTTCGTTTCTGGCAGCTAAATTTTAAAAAGCATCCGGATTTCAGACCCAATTACATTGTCCCTAACTTAAATTCCATTGTACGTTGTTTATCCGGAGGGAAAGGACTGGCTGTCATTCCTGACTTCCTTTGTCGGGAGGAAATCAGGAATGGGCAAATCAAGCTTATATGGGAGGGATCACCCAAACTAACCAATACGCTCTATTTTGCTACCCGCAAAAAAACAATGTATCAGGAAGAGATTGAGAGGATCAAACAGCTATTCAAAAGAGTAATGCTTCCTCTACAGAATGAAGGTGAGAATTAA